Part of the Desulfolutivibrio sulfoxidireducens genome is shown below.
GATGTCCTTGAGCCTTTTTTTGCCCAGGCCCTCCACCAAAAGCAGTTTTTGCGGCTCATTTTCCAGGATGTCCAGGACCTTGGCCCCGAACATGTCCACCATGCGCCCGGCCATGACCCCGCGCACGCCCTTGATCTCCCCCGAGGCCAGATAGCGGCGGATGCCGTTGACCGTGGCCGGCATGGTCCGCTCCACGGTTTGCACCTGGAATTGCCGCCCGAAGCGGGGATGCTCCACCCACTCCCCGGTCAGGCGCAGCATCTCGCCCGGCACGGCCTTGGCCATGGACCCGATGATGGACACCAGCCCCGGTTCGCCTGTGGCGCGGACCCGGGCGATGAGGTAGTTGGTGTCCTCACTGTAGTAGGTGATGCTGTGCACCTCGGCCGAAAGTTCCGTGGCCGTCACCTGGAGCGCCCCCTTTTCACGGTCCGCCGGGTGGGGCGCGGGACCGGGCCGCCGCGTGTCGCCCCCGGGCGGACAGCGGACGCGCCACGAGATCCCCGGGGGCCGTCGCACCGGCCCCCGGGATCACGCGCGCCCAGCCCGCATGCCCGTGAAATCAAGAAACGGCTCAGTTTTCCACCGTCTCGTTGTAGGCCCGTTCAAAGGCCTTGTAATTCTTCGGCCCGAGTTTGGGACCGAAACGATCGTCAATGACCTCGCGCAGGGCCGCCAGGGGCAGGATGTCCATGGCCTTTAAAAGCGCCCCGAGCATGGTGGTGTTGGTGATGGCCACCCCAAGCTCCTCCAGGGCCACGGTCTGGGCATCCACCCGGGCCACACAGGGCCAGCCGTGCTTGGACTTGAGTTCCGAGGCGCTCTCGGGCGAGTTCACCACCACCTTGCCGCCTTCTTTCAGCCCATCGGCCACGTTGACGATATCGAGCAGCGTGGGGTCCAGAACGAGCACGAGATTGGGGCTGTACACCCGCTCCCGGATGCGGATGGGCTTGTCGTCCACACGCACGAAGGCCACCACCGGCGCGCCGCGCCGCTCCGGCCCGAAGCTCGGAAAGGCCTGGGCGTACTTGCCCTGGGCAATGGCCGCCCGGGCCAGAAGTTCGGCCGACGTCACGCCGCCCTGGCCGCCGCGTCCATGAATCCTGATCTCGATCATAGCGTCCCCCGAATTGGTTCAGACATCCTGCCGGTAGCGCACCGACTGCTTCAGCGTCTCCCGGTCCACATACTTGACCTCCGCGCCCAGGGGAATGCCCTGGGCCAGCCGGGTCAGGCGTATGCCGGGATGATCCCTGGCCACCATGTTCTTTATGTGCGAGGCCGTGGCCTCGGCCTGCAAGGTGGTCCCCAGCGCCAACAAAAGCTCGCGGACCTTGCCCTCGCCAAGCCTCTCGGAGAGCTGCCCGAAGGCCAGGCTTCCCGCGCCCACGCCCTCCAGCGGATCAAGCAGCCCGCCGAGAACGAAATACCGGCCCCGATATTGCCCGGTCTCCTCAAGGACAAGCACGGAATCCCACTGGGACACCAGGCACAGTTCCTCTTCCCCCCGGGAGGGGTCCGCGCACAGCGGGCACACCCGCGTCTCGCTCAGGCCCCGGCACCGGGAACACAGGCACAGCCGTTCCCGCAGGTCCCGGATGCGCTGGCCCAGGTCCACGGCCCGGTCCTTCGGCCACTGCAAAAGGGTCATGGCCACCCGCAGGGCCGATTTCGGCCCAAGCCCCGGCAGCCTGGCCAGTTCCTCCACCACGTCGGTGAGGGGTTTGGGCAGTCTGGCCATCCCCTACCCTTTTTCCACGTCGTGTCGTTTGACCATAGCCCGGCCCGCGCCCGATTAAAAGAGCCCGGGGATTTTCAGGCCGCCGGTGATCTGGCCCATCTCGGCCTCGGCCATCTCCTTGGACTTCTTGACCCCGTCGGCGACCGCGGCCACGATCAGGTCCTGGAGCATCTCCACGTCCCCCGGATCCACCACAGACGTGTCGATGCGCAGGGCCTGGAGTTCGTTGGCGCCGCTGACCACGGCCACGACCATGCCGCCCCCGGCCGTGCCCTCCACAGTGCGCGCCGCCAGTTCCTCCTGCACCTTGGCCATCTTTTTCTGCATGATCTGGGCTTGGCGTACCAGATCGTTCATTCCTCTCATGCGTTCCTCCATTCCCGGCGGCCGACGCCATGTCAGCCCGGACTATCGCGTGGCGCGACAGGTCAGCCGCGCGGTTTGATGTCGATAAGCTCGGCCCCGAACTCGGCCATGGCCCGGCGCACCTCGGGCCGGTCCAGAACGTAAGCCTTGAGTTCCCCGTTTCCGGGCCGGACCTGGCCGTTGTGCTCCACAACGGACACGGCCGCGCCAGCCCCGAAATAATCGCCCGTCAACCGACTGAGATTGCGAAAGGCGTCCGGATTTTTGAGCTGCTCCCGGTTGAACTCGTTGCCGCAGGCCACAACCAGGGTCCCGGCCGGCCCAAGCCCGGCATCGAAACGCCCCCCGGCCTGGCGAAGTCCCGGGATGATGCCCAGGCCCGCCTTACGGGCCTTTTCGTAATAGGCCAGAAACCCCTCCCAGGTGGCCGGCCCCTTGGGCCCGGCCTGGGCCGGAGCGGCAGGCGGATCCGAGGCCCGCCGCTCCCCCGTCTCCTCCATATCCGGCATGGGGGCGGCATCGCCGGCATGGACCTCGGCCGGGGGCGGCCCCGGATCGATCACGGCCGTTGACGCGGCGGGCGCGACGCATTCCGGACCGGCGGACACGGGGGAAACGCGGAGGCCTTCCCCGCCTGGTCGCCCGTTGGCGCCCGGTCCCGGTTCAACGGCCCCATTACGGGAAAATCCTCCGGTGTCGCGCAAAACCTCCCGCCCCTTCGCCTCTTCCGGCCCGAATCGACGCGGCCCGGACGCGCCGTACGCCCCGCCGCGCGGCGCGCTGGCCGGCATGGGCCGTCCGCCGG
Proteins encoded:
- the recR gene encoding recombination mediator RecR, translated to MARLPKPLTDVVEELARLPGLGPKSALRVAMTLLQWPKDRAVDLGQRIRDLRERLCLCSRCRGLSETRVCPLCADPSRGEEELCLVSQWDSVLVLEETGQYRGRYFVLGGLLDPLEGVGAGSLAFGQLSERLGEGKVRELLLALGTTLQAEATASHIKNMVARDHPGIRLTRLAQGIPLGAEVKYVDRETLKQSVRYRQDV
- a CDS encoding pyruvate ferredoxin oxidoreductase subunit gamma; this encodes MIEIRIHGRGGQGGVTSAELLARAAIAQGKYAQAFPSFGPERRGAPVVAFVRVDDKPIRIRERVYSPNLVLVLDPTLLDIVNVADGLKEGGKVVVNSPESASELKSKHGWPCVARVDAQTVALEELGVAITNTTMLGALLKAMDILPLAALREVIDDRFGPKLGPKNYKAFERAYNETVEN
- a CDS encoding YbaB/EbfC family nucleoid-associated protein, coding for MRGMNDLVRQAQIMQKKMAKVQEELAARTVEGTAGGGMVVAVVSGANELQALRIDTSVVDPGDVEMLQDLIVAAVADGVKKSKEMAEAEMGQITGGLKIPGLF